One window of the Lycorma delicatula isolate Av1 chromosome 3, ASM4794821v1, whole genome shotgun sequence genome contains the following:
- the LOC142320786 gene encoding uncharacterized protein LOC142320786, whose product MRRSDYCRLCTKLSSSNVHIFEERGHKLMLHLKIFKHLGIVPSGSIGADCFLQNTDHKNDSVSVVDDDDKADINVRDPFDISVVKISPHEYYEDCKITEVNVENIISNNSELQKNDGKVSFISNCDEFNNGTLDAKDAETNLENCLIDDNVIVIDDDLSNKTHCATESDEHNNFSVVKINAVLEKVVTGDVPSRSNSVIDECSPDRGTSVLKISENLFNEKEKFLGSTVLHDNRLDYSSTVDRSSVCCIEDQERFDNQECNRSPDVNEKADSDDEVSCVQEEFEDDPENSNENSCSSNNDDSPLNVVNKLEAVYVDNAAVTSKIDVYMNDNDENPLNVINKLEVVDNNKDVTSNIDLYMCNVEKLNMNNLMSESFSRYFDCAENILKGKCSIMPYFIKWPRPGTSDRIGFKCFICTKYCYSRKVVMDHLYNHLKLICQFCRVVFRLKPKFKKHLLKKHYFELKKQKIEVF is encoded by the exons ATGCGGCGAAGTGATTATTGCAGGTTATGCACTAAATTAAGTTCTTCCAATGTTCACATTTTTGAAGAACGAGGACATAAACTAatgttgcatttaaaaatattcaaacatttgggTATT gtGCCAAGTGGTTCAATTGGTGCAGATTGTTTTCTGCAAAATACTGATCATAAAAATGATTCGGTTTCAGTTGTAGATGATGATGATAAAGCTGATATAAATGTGAGAGATCCTTTTGATATAAGTGTTGTAAAAATATCACCTCATGAATATTATGAGGACTGTAAAATAACTGAAgttaatgttgaaaatataatttcaaataattctgaattacagaaaaatgatg gTAAAGTCTCTTTCATATCAAATTGTGATGAATTTAACAATGGAACTTTGGATGCCAAAGATGCGGAAACAAATTTGGAAAACTGTCTGATTGATGATAATGTGATTGTTATAGATGatgatttaagtaataaaactcATTGTGCTACTGAAAGtgatgaacataataattttagtgTTGTTAAAATTAATGCTGTATTAGAAAAAGTTGTCACTGGTGATGTACCAAGTCGATCAAATTCGGTTATCGATGAATGCAGTCCTGATAGAGGTacaagtgttttaaaaatatcagaaaatttatttaatgagaagGAGAAGTTTTTAGGCAGCACTGTACTTCATGATAACAGATTAGATTATAGTAGTACTGTTGACAGAAGTAGTGTTTGTTGTATCGAAGATCAAGAAAGATTTGATAATCAGGAATGTAATCGAAGTCCAGATGTAAATGAAAAGGCCGATAGTGATGATGAAGTTTCTTGTGTACAAGAAGAGTTTGAAGATGATCCAGAAAATTCTAATGAGAATAGTTGTTCCAGTAATAATGATGATAGTCCGCTAAATGTAGTTAACAAATTAGAGGCTGTTTATGTTGATAATGCAGCTGTAACTTCCAAGATTGATGTGTATATGAA CGATAATGATGAGAATCCACTAAATGTAATTAACAAGTTAGAGGTTGTtgataataataaagatgtaACTTCCAATATTGATCTGTATATGTG TAATGTTGAAAAACTAAATATGAATAATCTAATGAGTGAATCATTCTCAAGATATTTTGATTGtgctgaaaatatattaaaaggaaaGTGTTCAATTATGCCTTATTTTATAAAGTGGCCACGTCCAGGTACTAGTGATCGTATTGGATTTAAGTGCTTCATATGCACCAAATATTGCTATTCTCGAAAAGTAGTAATGGATCATTTGTATAATCATCTAAAGTTAATCTGTCAGTTTTGTAGAGTGGTTTTTAGACTTAAACctaagtttaaaaaacatttactcaAAAAGcattattttgaattgaaaaaacaaaaaattgaagtgTTCTGA